In Arthrobacter citreus, a single genomic region encodes these proteins:
- a CDS encoding ABC transporter ATP-binding protein, translated as MSTSAIETEKLTLSYDDRTIINELNFQVPKGKITVLIGANGCGKSTLLRSLARLLQPKSGTILLDGKEISKRPTKEIARNLSILPQSPIAPEGLTVFQLVKQGRYPYQTWLKQWSKEDEEKVNNALKITNMYDLKDQLVDSLSGGQRQRAWIAMTLAQDTDTILLDEPTTYLDLTHQIEILDLLYELNEKEQRTIVMVLHDINLACRYAHNVVAISGGEVYAEGDPEKIINQDLICDVFCMNCDIVKDPLFGTPLCIPHGRGRKII; from the coding sequence ATGTCAACGAGCGCAATAGAAACAGAAAAATTAACGTTATCGTATGATGATCGTACAATTATAAATGAATTAAACTTTCAAGTTCCAAAAGGGAAGATTACGGTTTTAATTGGAGCAAATGGTTGTGGAAAATCAACTTTACTTCGATCCCTTGCAAGATTACTACAACCAAAAAGTGGAACGATTTTACTTGATGGAAAAGAAATAAGTAAAAGGCCTACAAAGGAAATTGCTCGAAATCTTTCTATCCTACCACAAAGTCCCATTGCACCTGAAGGTTTAACAGTATTTCAATTAGTGAAACAAGGGAGATACCCGTATCAAACTTGGTTAAAACAGTGGTCTAAAGAAGATGAAGAAAAAGTAAATAATGCTTTAAAAATAACAAATATGTACGATTTGAAAGATCAATTAGTAGATTCGCTATCTGGAGGGCAACGCCAACGTGCTTGGATTGCGATGACTTTGGCTCAAGACACAGATACAATTCTATTGGATGAACCAACAACATATTTAGATTTAACACATCAAATTGAGATTTTAGACTTACTTTATGAATTAAATGAAAAAGAGCAACGTACAATTGTTATGGTACTACATGATATTAATTTAGCATGTCGTTATGCACATAATGTAGTTGCGATTTCAGGCGGAGAAGTTTATGCAGAAGGGGACCCAGAGAAAATCATAAACCAAGATTTAATTTGCGATGTTTTTTGTATGAACTGTGATATTGTAAAGGACCCATTGTTTGGAACACCACTTTGCATCCCACACGGCCGCGGAAGAAAAATAATCTAA